CGGAACTGGCCATCGTGCACAACGGTCAGTTTACCAATTATTTCAATTTGCGCCGTTTCCTGGAATCCAAGGGTGCCCGTTTTAAGACCCGCAATGATTCGGAAATGGCCGCCCATTATCTGGGCTGGCAGATGGGCAGCCAGGGGTTGGACCTGGAGCAGGCCATGGCCGCGGCGCTGGAGGATTTTGACGGCATTTTCACCATCCTCGCGGCCACACCCACGCAGATCGGGTATGTCAAGGACAAGTTGGCCATCAAACCACTGCTGGTCTTTGAGCAGGGTGGAGTGACGGTATTCGGTTCGGAGCAGATCAGTTTGACGCCGCTTTTCGCGGACGTCTTTGCCGATGAAATGGACCCTGGGACGGTGCGTGTATGGTCGTTGTAGATGCCGCCACGCTGGCCAAGCGTGAACTCAATCGCAGGCTGAACAGCCTGCTGGCCGAGGGAGAAACCGCCATCGAGGTCCAAAATCCCGGGTCCATGCACAATCTGGGGACCGCACTCAAGGGCCGGGGCGAGATCACTGTCCGCGGCTCCACCGGCTTCTACACCGGCGGCTTTCTGGAGGGCCCCCGGCTTGTGATCGAGGGAAATACCGGTTGGTACACCGGGGACAACATGCTAGCTGGGGAAATCATCATCCGCAAGAATGCCGGCAGCAATTGCGGCCCCTCCATGATCGGCGGAACCATCGTAGTCCATGGCAATACCGGGGGGCGGGCCGGTTTG
This Desulfonatronum thioautotrophicum DNA region includes the following protein-coding sequences:
- a CDS encoding glutamate synthase, which codes for MVVVDAATLAKRELNRRLNSLLAEGETAIEVQNPGSMHNLGTALKGRGEITVRGSTGFYTGGFLEGPRLVIEGNTGWYTGDNMLAGEIIIRKNAGSNCGPSMIGGTIVVHGNTGGRAGLGMKGGDLLVLGSTGRWCGQMTMGGRIIILGDVGPGLGESMYRGLIHVRDPEAESKLGGNVEFHPISADEVDSLAQLFATHGVQADPNSFMSVRPMTSGRHHYTIFNPQLSGADGR